DNA sequence from the Paenibacillus azoreducens genome:
CGACTGACATGATGATGAGGATACATTTCGAATTGCAGAACTTTTTTCATGTTGTGAATTTGCTTGATTTGTTCTTTGGAAAGGCAGTTTTCAAACTTCTCGTTTAATTGATTGACGCTCAAGTGAAACGGCGTCGATTGATAAGCTTCTAGCGTCAACATGGCAAAATACAGGGCATACACTTCATCCATCGTAAAAATAATGGGCGATAACAATCTGTTTTTCAAAATGCCGTATCGTCCATGCCTGCCATGCTCCGCAAAAATAGGCATACCTAATTCCTCTAATGAACTAATATCGCGTAAAGCTGTACTTTTTGAAATGTTGTATTTATCCATTAAGTCGCTTAAATTAAAGAACTCCCGGCCGTTTAAGTATCTGATCATGTCATTTAATCTTTCTGACTTCTTCATGTAAATCCCCTTATAAAGGTTTCAATTTTTGATACCTTTATATCTTATAATAAGATCAAGGCATACAGCAATTACCTAACATCATCATAATAAAGGGAGACTGATACAATGAGTGCAACGCTAGAAGTAGCTATTTTCTTATCGATGAACGGAAAAGCAAAAGAAGCGATCGATTTTTACAAAAAGCATTTTAACGCAGAGGAATTGTTGCTTGTTACTTATGAAGACATGGCAAAACGCGACAGCTCGATTCAGCTTACGGATGAAAATAAGCATCATATTTCCCACTCCGTCTTAGCCATCGGAAAAACAAAGATCATGCTGGCGGAAAATCCAATGGATCCCAAAGAAAAATATGCGGTTGGCAACAACACTTCATTATGCATTCAAAGCGCGGACTTAGAAGAAATTAAGCAATTTTACAAGAGCTTGACTACAGATGATCGAGTGCAGATTATTGTTCCTTTATCCAGCAATGTGTTTAGCAAGGCATACGGTATCATTGAAGACCCGTTCGGCATTCAAATTCAATTGATGCATGATGATAGACTGAAATAAAACATTGATGTTTGCGATAGTGTCAGCTCGTCACACGTGGAGTATGCTTTGATAGTGAGGAAGTAGTGTGCGCCGCATTTACCTATATTGAAACAGCCCGGTTCATTCGTGAACGGGCTTTTTTTGTGCCGCAGTTAGGCTGATTTTCGCTCTGCGAAAGTTGAGATATTAATATATTTGGTGTTTTATATATTCAATATAATTCAATATAATTAATGGAGAGTGACTAGTATTCACCTTGATAGGAATTTAATGAAAATGAACATGGTGTTAAGAATAAAGACATTTGACGTAACAATAGAGAATACGGGTTCTTTGCGTGAACACGCAAAAGGAATGCGTGTGTAAACTTGAATTTGACGGAAAATACGGATTCTGTTGGCAGCGAAGTCCGCTATGATCAATGAGTGCACGAAGAAATTAACGCTCATTTTGAGATTAAATGGAGGGATTTTGTCATGTCCACGGTTTACCGTAAATTCGTC
Encoded proteins:
- a CDS encoding VOC family protein, which gives rise to MSATLEVAIFLSMNGKAKEAIDFYKKHFNAEELLLVTYEDMAKRDSSIQLTDENKHHISHSVLAIGKTKIMLAENPMDPKEKYAVGNNTSLCIQSADLEEIKQFYKSLTTDDRVQIIVPLSSNVFSKAYGIIEDPFGIQIQLMHDDRLK